In Thermodesulforhabdus norvegica, a single window of DNA contains:
- a CDS encoding TRAP transporter permease produces MHPVAGNTVEYHDRRENSIVELLRGGKGSLTGVSLGYVISALAVALSIYHLYIAYAGAVEAHAFRSTHLAFVMVLCFLTRPLRRKSWSEPVNIWFFVDLILIMLVVAVQVYTLWDLDAFILRRGDLTDWDLIMGTVMIFLLLEATRRAVGWAMVIIALFFLVQTVFSDHFFGVFYGPPNSWFNVVDYLFMRENGIYGIPLMVMATYIFLFILFGALLVRSGAGRFFINVALALTGRTVGGPAKASIVSSCLMASISGSAVANVVTTGSFTIPLMERIGYRPYFAAAVEACASSGGQIMPPVMGAAAFIIAEFLNMPYLKVAVASLFPALIYFFSIFVMVHFEARKRNLPTLKEDELPDLKYELKRGGHLFISILVIILLLVFGYTPMFSAFWAIVSIFVLSFLRRETRMTPLDIVSALEEGARAAVPVSVACAAAGIIIGCVFVSGLGLKFTNALVTIAGGKLWVTLILTMFASLILGMGLTTTAVYITLAALVVPAVVKMGVEPIAAHLFAFYFGLVSAITPPVALASFAAAGVAKANPMQTGFHSVRLGIAKYILPFVFVYNPGLVMVGKWYNIVLSIIGGFLGIYALTITTEGWAFTRAGLLSRLLACLAAFLYFVPYLDLGGLRLPLWGTQILGTVILAAVLFANYARLRKVERLTEEPA; encoded by the coding sequence ATGCACCCCGTTGCAGGCAATACCGTTGAATATCACGATCGCAGAGAGAACAGCATTGTTGAGTTACTCCGCGGTGGCAAAGGTTCTCTTACCGGCGTCTCTTTAGGATATGTTATCTCTGCTCTTGCCGTGGCTTTGAGCATCTATCATCTCTACATAGCCTATGCCGGAGCCGTAGAAGCCCACGCTTTTCGTTCAACTCATCTGGCTTTTGTGATGGTACTCTGTTTTTTGACCAGGCCTCTGAGGCGGAAAAGCTGGTCGGAGCCGGTAAACATCTGGTTTTTCGTCGATCTGATTCTAATTATGTTGGTGGTAGCCGTTCAGGTTTACACCTTGTGGGATCTTGATGCCTTCATACTGCGGCGGGGTGATCTGACAGATTGGGATCTCATAATGGGAACGGTGATGATTTTTCTGTTGCTTGAAGCCACCCGCAGAGCGGTTGGGTGGGCTATGGTTATCATTGCACTCTTCTTTCTCGTGCAAACCGTTTTCTCGGATCATTTTTTCGGAGTTTTTTACGGGCCTCCCAATTCCTGGTTTAATGTGGTGGATTACCTTTTTATGAGGGAGAACGGAATTTATGGAATTCCTTTGATGGTAATGGCTACTTACATATTTCTGTTTATTCTTTTTGGGGCTTTGCTGGTACGGTCGGGTGCGGGCAGGTTTTTTATTAACGTTGCGCTTGCGCTGACCGGGCGTACGGTCGGAGGACCCGCCAAGGCCTCCATAGTCAGTTCCTGCCTTATGGCCTCAATATCCGGTTCGGCTGTTGCCAATGTGGTGACCACGGGAAGCTTTACGATACCCTTAATGGAAAGGATCGGATATCGACCCTATTTTGCGGCGGCGGTTGAGGCATGTGCCTCCTCGGGTGGTCAGATCATGCCGCCCGTTATGGGAGCCGCGGCATTCATCATAGCCGAATTTCTAAACATGCCCTACCTCAAGGTCGCCGTGGCCAGCCTTTTTCCCGCTCTGATTTATTTTTTCTCCATCTTCGTAATGGTCCATTTTGAAGCCCGTAAAAGGAATCTTCCCACTCTGAAAGAAGACGAACTTCCGGACCTTAAGTACGAGCTCAAAAGAGGAGGCCATCTCTTTATTTCTATCCTCGTTATAATTTTGCTTCTGGTTTTCGGCTATACCCCGATGTTTTCCGCTTTCTGGGCAATCGTATCCATCTTTGTTTTGAGCTTTTTGAGAAGAGAAACCCGGATGACTCCTCTGGATATCGTCAGTGCCCTTGAAGAGGGGGCGAGGGCGGCAGTGCCCGTCTCTGTGGCTTGTGCCGCAGCGGGTATAATTATCGGCTGTGTTTTTGTTTCCGGCCTCGGCCTGAAGTTCACGAATGCCCTGGTTACGATTGCAGGTGGGAAGCTCTGGGTTACCCTTATCCTCACCATGTTTGCATCACTGATACTTGGAATGGGACTCACCACGACGGCCGTTTACATTACTCTGGCCGCCCTTGTCGTTCCGGCCGTTGTGAAAATGGGGGTTGAACCCATTGCGGCCCATCTTTTCGCTTTCTATTTCGGCCTGGTTTCCGCCATCACTCCACCGGTTGCTCTTGCTTCCTTTGCCGCCGCCGGTGTTGCCAAGGCCAATCCCATGCAAACGGGGTTTCATTCCGTTAGGCTGGGGATTGCCAAGTATATTTTACCCTTTGTGTTTGTTTACAATCCGGGACTTGTCATGGTGGGCAAATGGTACAATATCGTACTGTCCATCATAGGCGGATTTCTTGGTATTTATGCTTTGACCATAACGACGGAAGGGTGGGCTTTTACCAGAGCAGGTCTGTTGTCACGGCTTTTGGCCTGCCTTGCGGCATTTCTCTATTTTGTCCCCTACCTTGACCTTGGAGGTTTAAGGCTTCCGCTCTGGGGAACGCAAATCTTAGGCACAGTCATACTTGCAGCGGTGTTGTTTGCCAATTATGCAAGGCTGAGAAAAGTGGAAAGGCTTACGGAGGAGCCTGCATGA